One Nitrospina watsonii DNA segment encodes these proteins:
- a CDS encoding dimethylarginine dimethylaminohydrolase family protein produces MKPKMLMCSPEYFGVEYVINPWMENQIHHIDRPQAHRQWEAFHRALSQQAEVFVLDPKPDMPDMVFTANAGLLVDGTFVLSRFKHPERQVEEPHFRDWFQHYAGDVAQLPDSIAFEGEGDALPQPGQDWIWAGYGFRTDLAAHRFIEQKVRRPVISLHLINPRFYHLDTCFCPLPDDRAMYYPDAFDADSLRCIESRIAPENRLLVSEEDAGHFACNTARVHDTLFMNHTSPALRRQLEVWGYRVALCPVDEFMKAGGANKCLTLVLDAADRPHTLHSAADQVSTSC; encoded by the coding sequence ATGAAGCCCAAAATGCTGATGTGCTCCCCGGAGTATTTCGGGGTCGAATACGTGATCAATCCGTGGATGGAAAATCAGATTCACCACATCGACCGGCCCCAGGCCCACCGGCAATGGGAGGCGTTTCACCGTGCTCTCAGTCAGCAGGCGGAAGTCTTCGTGCTGGACCCCAAACCGGACATGCCGGACATGGTGTTCACCGCCAACGCCGGGTTGCTGGTGGACGGCACGTTCGTGCTGAGCCGCTTCAAACATCCGGAACGCCAGGTCGAGGAGCCTCATTTCCGCGACTGGTTCCAGCATTACGCCGGAGACGTGGCCCAGTTGCCGGACTCCATTGCCTTTGAAGGCGAAGGCGACGCCCTGCCGCAGCCGGGGCAGGATTGGATTTGGGCGGGCTATGGCTTCCGCACAGACCTGGCCGCGCACCGCTTTATCGAACAGAAAGTGAGACGGCCGGTGATTTCCCTGCATCTCATCAATCCCCGCTTTTACCACCTCGACACCTGCTTCTGTCCGCTCCCGGACGATCGGGCGATGTACTACCCCGACGCGTTCGACGCCGACTCCTTGCGCTGCATCGAGTCGCGCATTGCGCCGGAGAACCGCCTTCTTGTCTCCGAAGAGGACGCCGGGCATTTTGCCTGCAACACCGCCCGCGTGCACGACACCCTGTTCATGAATCACACCTCACCGGCACTGCGCCGGCAGTTGGAAGTGTGGGGCTACCGGGTGGCGTTGTGTCCGGTGGACGAGTTCATGAAAGCCGGCGGCGCCAACAAATGCCTGACGCTGGTGCTGGACGCGGCGGACCGTCCGCATACGCTGCATTCCGCCGCCGACCAGGTCTCCACCTCCTGCTGA
- a CDS encoding tetratricopeptide repeat protein, with amino-acid sequence MPMKRGCTVALITLMWIAVTAPGVFAAPANAELKEALTLDRQEFVAESIAAWQKFIETDPARDLHIYAGVKMCIAYAKTGRFIEAMKSSQNLAEKYPDHFEVQFNLGNMLSAVQQYGKAAAAFKKVVAMRPQEGLGYVGLGLTYFGDGKTEEAVKVLRQARGLFKEQKNISWYQNVRIMIGQMKSFAPYPPDFSNLWLTNNIRSIRDTYEKGVFRQYEDTLNL; translated from the coding sequence ATGCCCATGAAACGCGGTTGCACTGTAGCCCTGATCACCCTGATGTGGATCGCTGTGACGGCGCCCGGCGTCTTCGCCGCGCCCGCCAACGCGGAACTGAAAGAAGCCTTGACGCTCGACCGGCAGGAGTTCGTCGCCGAATCCATCGCCGCCTGGCAGAAATTCATTGAAACCGATCCGGCCAGGGATCTGCATATCTATGCCGGGGTCAAGATGTGCATCGCCTACGCCAAAACGGGACGGTTCATCGAAGCCATGAAATCCTCGCAGAACCTGGCCGAGAAATATCCGGACCATTTCGAGGTGCAGTTCAACCTCGGCAACATGCTGAGCGCGGTGCAGCAGTATGGCAAAGCCGCAGCCGCATTCAAGAAAGTCGTCGCCATGCGCCCGCAGGAAGGCCTGGGCTACGTGGGTCTGGGGCTCACCTATTTCGGCGACGGCAAAACCGAGGAGGCGGTCAAGGTACTGCGCCAGGCACGCGGCCTGTTCAAGGAGCAGAAAAATATTTCCTGGTACCAGAACGTGCGCATCATGATCGGCCAGATGAAAAGTTTCGCCCCCTACCCGCCCGATTTTTCCAACTTGTGGCTGACCAACAACATCCGCAGCATCCGCGACACTTACGAAAAAGGCGTGTTCCGCCAGTACGAAGACACGCTGAACCTGTAG
- the aroF gene encoding 3-deoxy-7-phosphoheptulonate synthase gives MIVVLRPDTSPEEVQAVKEKIKENGFTPHEIQGVERKVIGAVGDEHFKDHLMEVLDSMPGVEDVIPILKPYKLAGREIKSANSVIECNGVQVGGEALALIAGPCSVESHDQLIATATSVKHAGANMLRGGAYKPRTSPYSFQGMEEEGLKLLKEAREATHLPIVTEVMNPSDVQLVARYADVLQVGARNVQNFSLLKELGKVDKPVLLKRGMMTTIKEFLMSAEYILSEGNKNVILCERGIRTFETATRNTLDISCVPVLKRETHLPIIIDPSHATGHWDLVEPMARAAVAAGADGLMIEVHPDPVNAFSDGPQSLKPSKFIRLVENIRPFAKLMGRTL, from the coding sequence ATGATCGTCGTACTGAGGCCGGACACCTCCCCGGAGGAGGTCCAGGCCGTAAAGGAAAAAATCAAGGAAAACGGATTCACCCCGCACGAAATCCAGGGTGTGGAACGCAAAGTCATCGGCGCGGTCGGCGATGAGCATTTCAAGGACCATCTGATGGAGGTGCTCGACTCCATGCCCGGCGTGGAAGATGTCATCCCCATCCTCAAACCATACAAGCTGGCGGGACGCGAGATCAAAAGCGCCAACTCGGTGATCGAGTGCAACGGCGTTCAGGTGGGCGGCGAAGCGCTGGCGTTGATCGCCGGTCCGTGCTCGGTGGAAAGCCACGACCAGCTCATCGCCACCGCCACGTCCGTCAAACACGCGGGGGCCAACATGCTGCGGGGCGGCGCCTACAAACCGCGCACCTCGCCCTACAGCTTTCAGGGCATGGAAGAAGAGGGCCTCAAGCTGCTGAAAGAGGCGCGCGAGGCCACCCACCTGCCTATCGTCACTGAAGTCATGAACCCCAGCGACGTGCAACTGGTCGCCCGTTACGCCGACGTGTTACAGGTGGGCGCGCGCAATGTGCAAAACTTCTCGCTGCTCAAGGAACTGGGCAAGGTGGACAAGCCGGTGCTGCTGAAACGCGGCATGATGACCACCATCAAGGAATTTTTAATGTCCGCCGAGTATATCCTGTCCGAAGGCAACAAGAACGTGATCCTGTGCGAACGCGGCATCCGCACCTTCGAGACCGCCACCCGCAACACGCTCGACATCTCCTGCGTGCCGGTGCTGAAACGCGAAACCCACCTGCCGATCATCATCGACCCCAGCCACGCTACGGGTCATTGGGACCTGGTGGAACCGATGGCGCGCGCGGCGGTTGCCGCCGGAGCCGATGGATTGATGATCGAAGTGCACCCGGATCCGGTCAACGCGTTCTCCGACGGACCGCAGTCGTTGAAACCGTCCAAGTTCATCCGCCTGGTGGAAAACATCCGGCCCTTTGCCAAACTCATGGGCCGAACCCTCTAG
- the dnaN gene encoding DNA polymerase III subunit beta, whose amino-acid sequence MEIKIGRDAFLNGVHKVQGIVESKGAMPILSHTLITTEKKGIYLQATDLEIGLKRFCAANVVKPGSITVNARKLFDILKELPDLEVSLKKEDNDWVTLNCGKSKFRLPGLAASDYPKLPEYSEEPLMEFSGPQLREMIRKTYFAISPDETRQALNGLLLEKDDNHVNLVGTDGHRMTFIQRPLLKANGEVDKSGYLLPKKLLTELLKLMENDDATCSFSVKENQLAFIQEQQVLVSRKIDGKFPNYRQVIPGDNNLKVVVNTEALIHALKRVALLADEKSKMVRFDIQKGIMTLVSEGTELGNATEEVEVNYDGEPVSIGLNARYILDVLSVVEEPEVIMNLKDENHSCLLTVNDDRDYLGIVMPMRL is encoded by the coding sequence ATGGAAATCAAGATTGGACGCGACGCCTTTCTGAACGGAGTGCACAAGGTTCAGGGAATTGTGGAAAGCAAAGGCGCCATGCCCATCCTCTCCCACACGCTGATCACCACTGAAAAAAAAGGCATTTACCTGCAGGCGACGGATCTGGAGATCGGCCTGAAGCGGTTCTGCGCCGCCAACGTGGTCAAGCCGGGGTCGATCACCGTCAACGCCCGCAAGCTGTTCGACATCTTGAAAGAGTTGCCCGATCTGGAAGTGAGCCTGAAAAAAGAGGACAACGACTGGGTGACGTTGAACTGCGGCAAGTCGAAGTTCCGCCTGCCCGGCCTGGCGGCGTCGGACTACCCGAAACTGCCCGAATACAGCGAAGAGCCGCTCATGGAATTCAGCGGGCCGCAACTGCGGGAGATGATCCGCAAAACTTACTTCGCCATTTCCCCGGATGAAACCCGGCAGGCCCTCAACGGCCTGTTGCTCGAAAAGGACGACAATCATGTCAACCTGGTCGGCACCGACGGGCATCGCATGACCTTCATTCAGCGCCCGTTGCTCAAGGCCAATGGCGAGGTGGATAAGTCCGGTTACCTGCTGCCCAAAAAACTGCTGACCGAACTGTTGAAGTTGATGGAAAACGACGACGCCACCTGTTCGTTTTCAGTCAAGGAGAACCAACTGGCGTTCATCCAGGAACAGCAGGTTCTCGTGTCGCGCAAGATCGACGGCAAATTTCCGAATTACCGCCAGGTGATCCCCGGCGACAACAACCTGAAAGTCGTCGTCAACACCGAAGCCCTGATCCATGCCCTGAAACGCGTGGCGCTGCTGGCGGACGAAAAGTCCAAGATGGTGCGGTTCGACATCCAGAAGGGGATCATGACGCTGGTTTCGGAAGGCACGGAACTCGGCAATGCCACCGAGGAAGTCGAAGTCAATTACGACGGCGAGCCGGTATCCATCGGCCTCAACGCCCGTTACATTCTTGATGTGCTGTCGGTGGTGGAAGAACCGGAAGTCATCATGAACCTCAAGGACGAAAACCATTCCTGCCTGCTGACCGTCAACGACGACAGGGACTACCTGGGCATCGTCATGCCCATGCGGTTGTGA
- a CDS encoding SPL family radical SAM protein has translation MPFEPDLIVLDTQAAAHPFTQRVLDALPQAPVVRDQSPEAAVAALQERALDVFGAAKRQLALTTFQGSFLKKCPGLSPGMVCCNYYVVNLIKNCVYDCSYCFLQDFLQNNPLLTAFVNVEDLLAELDAEFRAHPDRAFRVGTGEVTDSLALDDLLPYTDYLVPFFNRQSNAVLELKTKSDCVDNLLKQPNPANVIVSWSLNPEIIVEQEEVGTPSLLQRLDAARRCSEHGFQVGLHFDPVILFDGWETAYQTLIDQVFDHVPGHRLEWISLGSFRYRPNLKRVMQERHPATRLLTQEHVAGADGKFRYLRPLRNHAYDTLRRMIKQRAPDVDVYLCMETKEVWEGVTGHLPRADESLDRFFDF, from the coding sequence ATGCCTTTTGAACCCGACCTGATTGTGCTGGATACCCAGGCGGCGGCCCACCCCTTCACCCAGAGGGTGCTGGATGCGCTGCCGCAAGCGCCCGTGGTGCGCGACCAGAGTCCCGAGGCGGCGGTGGCGGCCTTGCAGGAGCGGGCGTTGGACGTGTTCGGCGCAGCCAAACGGCAACTCGCTCTGACCACCTTCCAGGGTTCTTTCCTCAAAAAATGCCCAGGGTTGAGTCCCGGCATGGTGTGCTGCAATTACTACGTGGTCAACCTCATCAAAAACTGCGTGTACGATTGCTCGTACTGCTTTCTTCAGGATTTTTTACAGAACAATCCACTGCTCACCGCGTTCGTCAACGTCGAAGACCTGCTCGCCGAGTTGGACGCCGAGTTCCGCGCCCACCCGGACCGCGCCTTCCGTGTCGGCACTGGTGAGGTGACCGACAGCCTCGCCCTCGATGATCTGTTGCCCTACACCGATTACCTCGTTCCGTTTTTCAATCGGCAGTCGAACGCCGTGCTCGAACTGAAAACCAAGTCCGATTGTGTTGACAACCTGCTGAAGCAACCCAACCCGGCCAATGTCATTGTGTCCTGGTCGCTCAATCCCGAAATCATCGTCGAGCAGGAAGAGGTTGGCACACCGTCATTATTGCAACGGCTGGACGCGGCCCGGCGTTGCAGCGAACACGGCTTTCAGGTGGGCCTCCATTTCGATCCGGTGATCCTGTTCGACGGCTGGGAAACGGCTTATCAGACGTTGATCGATCAGGTGTTCGATCACGTTCCGGGGCATCGGCTGGAATGGATCAGTCTGGGCAGTTTCCGTTACCGGCCCAACCTCAAACGCGTCATGCAGGAACGGCACCCCGCCACGCGCCTGCTGACGCAGGAACACGTCGCCGGAGCCGACGGCAAGTTCCGCTACCTGCGCCCGCTGCGCAACCACGCCTACGACACCCTGCGCCGCATGATCAAACAACGCGCGCCTGACGTGGATGTTTACCTGTGCATGGAGACGAAAGAAGTGTGGGAAGGCGTCACCGGGCACCTGCCGCGTGCGGACGAATCCCTCGACCGCTTCTTCGATTTTTAA
- a CDS encoding M23 family metallopeptidase yields the protein MDFEPPKESAVLREQDWPQKKKGASPFWVVLYTLVGVGTFFFYNQDTDLVRDLTGMVPEKPVQQLVEATPLAPAVDWVGQQAKDLPAEGDWIVGHTGSFDPGVEPGPAPHLQKTAYDPAALERRTLHALGLEVHNSLTHSLCARLPADECKRLSAYTARILAWYMDVSHSVRKGDRLSLIYEEIDGEERFRILKLKYDSGFLKQVIEANFYQAPNMPYGSYFDTSGRELFPRLSERTAPIRRYEAITSLPGDYRRGKVDGHHGTDFKAEVGTPVYASFHGRITRTNWNRSHNGYCIEIVHPREGVRTLYLHLDQVMVRRGEYVKRGQQIGTSGNTGRSFAPHLHYEVRRLGGNDRIHNPFKFKHHATHVRRIPAQALDDFKQRVRHYDALLKGEPFMQADAVSRKKANS from the coding sequence ATGGATTTTGAACCGCCTAAAGAGTCCGCTGTTCTGAGAGAGCAGGACTGGCCGCAGAAAAAAAAGGGCGCCAGCCCATTCTGGGTCGTCCTGTACACGCTGGTCGGTGTCGGTACGTTTTTTTTCTACAATCAAGATACGGATCTGGTGCGCGACCTGACGGGCATGGTGCCGGAAAAGCCGGTGCAGCAACTGGTGGAGGCCACGCCGCTGGCCCCGGCGGTCGATTGGGTGGGGCAACAAGCCAAGGATCTGCCGGCCGAGGGCGACTGGATAGTCGGCCACACCGGAAGTTTTGATCCCGGCGTCGAGCCCGGTCCGGCACCGCACCTGCAAAAAACCGCGTACGATCCGGCGGCGCTGGAACGGCGCACGCTGCACGCGCTGGGACTGGAGGTTCACAATTCGTTGACCCATTCCCTGTGCGCGCGTCTGCCGGCAGACGAGTGCAAACGCCTGTCGGCCTACACGGCCCGCATTCTTGCATGGTACATGGACGTCAGCCATTCCGTGCGCAAGGGTGACCGGCTGTCCCTGATCTACGAGGAGATCGACGGCGAAGAGCGGTTCCGCATTCTAAAGCTGAAGTACGACAGCGGTTTTCTGAAACAGGTCATCGAAGCCAATTTTTACCAGGCGCCGAACATGCCTTACGGCAGTTATTTCGACACCTCGGGCCGCGAGTTGTTCCCGCGTCTCAGCGAGCGCACCGCGCCCATCCGTCGTTACGAAGCCATCACCTCGCTGCCCGGTGATTACCGGCGCGGCAAGGTGGACGGGCATCATGGCACCGATTTCAAAGCCGAGGTGGGCACACCGGTGTATGCCAGTTTTCATGGCCGCATCACCCGCACCAACTGGAACCGCAGCCACAACGGATATTGTATCGAGATCGTGCATCCGCGCGAAGGCGTGCGCACCCTGTACCTGCACCTGGACCAGGTGATGGTGCGGCGCGGTGAGTACGTGAAGCGCGGCCAGCAGATCGGCACCTCCGGCAACACGGGGCGCAGTTTTGCGCCGCATCTGCATTATGAAGTGCGGCGGCTGGGTGGCAACGATCGCATTCACAACCCGTTCAAGTTCAAACACCACGCCACCCATGTGCGCCGCATCCCGGCTCAGGCGCTGGACGATTTCAAGCAGCGCGTCCGGCATTATGATGCGTTGCTGAAGGGCGAACCCTTCATGCAGGCCGACGCCGTCTCCCGCAAAAAAGCCAATTCCTGA
- a CDS encoding class I SAM-dependent rRNA methyltransferase — MRSGKIKIKVSKTVQKRILNGDPWVRFYQMKNRNVSGAAGELGVVYDSANKFLAIGLFDPYSDIRLRILQIRRPVIIDRDFFNERLHKAAARRQHLQAEGTTGYRLVNGENDGLPGLVVDRYADTQIVKLYTSAWLPHLPILVALLTEEFGAARLILRLSRHAQKVDAGAYEDGQVLVGDAPSGPVRFQENGLQFEADVVRGQKTGFFLDQRDNRQEVRRRSEDKTVLNVFSYTGGFSVYALAGKCTAVTELEISRPALEAGRGNAVLNFGNGVLESGRFQQIQGDAFEELERLHAEGKTFDLVILDPPAFAKSKKDKPNALRAYTRLVQFGARVVSKQGVLFAASCSAPVVADEFYRAVDRGLQTAGRIRRNGHKTGHAADHPVTFPEGTYLKGIFCELGN, encoded by the coding sequence GTGCGTTCCGGAAAAATCAAAATCAAGGTATCGAAAACCGTTCAGAAGCGGATTTTGAACGGCGACCCCTGGGTGCGCTTTTACCAGATGAAGAACCGCAACGTCTCCGGCGCCGCGGGCGAACTGGGCGTGGTGTACGACTCCGCCAACAAGTTCCTCGCCATCGGCCTGTTCGATCCGTACTCCGACATCCGCCTGCGCATCCTGCAAATCCGGCGGCCGGTGATCATCGACCGCGACTTTTTTAACGAGCGTCTGCACAAGGCGGCGGCCAGGCGGCAGCACCTGCAAGCGGAAGGGACGACAGGGTACCGCCTGGTCAACGGCGAGAACGACGGCCTGCCGGGGCTGGTGGTGGACCGGTACGCGGACACGCAGATCGTGAAACTCTACACCTCGGCGTGGTTGCCGCACCTGCCCATCCTGGTGGCGTTGCTGACAGAGGAGTTCGGCGCGGCGCGCCTGATCCTGCGCCTCAGCCGCCATGCACAGAAAGTCGATGCCGGAGCGTATGAAGACGGGCAGGTGCTGGTCGGCGATGCGCCGTCCGGTCCGGTTCGATTTCAGGAAAACGGATTGCAGTTCGAAGCCGATGTGGTGCGGGGGCAGAAGACCGGTTTCTTTCTCGACCAACGCGACAACCGGCAGGAAGTGCGCCGCCGCTCCGAAGACAAAACGGTGTTGAACGTATTCAGCTACACCGGCGGATTTTCCGTTTATGCACTGGCGGGAAAATGCACGGCGGTGACGGAATTGGAAATCAGCCGCCCGGCGTTGGAAGCCGGACGCGGCAACGCGGTGTTGAATTTCGGCAACGGGGTGTTGGAGTCGGGACGGTTTCAGCAGATACAGGGGGATGCGTTCGAGGAACTGGAACGCCTGCATGCGGAAGGCAAAACCTTCGATCTGGTGATTCTGGACCCGCCCGCGTTCGCCAAAAGCAAAAAAGACAAACCGAATGCCCTGCGGGCGTACACGCGGCTGGTGCAGTTTGGGGCGCGGGTGGTTTCAAAGCAGGGCGTGTTGTTCGCGGCGTCGTGTTCCGCGCCGGTGGTGGCGGACGAGTTTTACCGGGCGGTGGATCGGGGCTTGCAGACGGCGGGCCGGATTCGGCGAAATGGACACAAGACGGGGCACGCGGCGGACCATCCGGTGACTTTTCCGGAAGGCACGTATCTAAAAGGAATTTTCTGCGAATTGGGCAATTAG
- the pgeF gene encoding peptidoglycan editing factor PgeF translates to MKVRIPIHSIPALDSCSRLVHGISPRCLEREDGTIEPLRLGRDDQPDVSRDHKRWLLQSLGIERDALFLLKQTHSDRVVVIDRDKMTPAQVGMQEGDALVTHLKDTPVGVMTADCVPVIVYDRKVHAVGVVHAGRRGTQQGILTKTLDAMKVVYGSRPEQMMVGLGPAIGPCCYEVDEDCVAPFRERGDSWRDFATPGQAGKYWLDLWTANRMQAERAGIAADRIHVHGGCTACHTDRWFSYRKEGQTGRMITLAMLK, encoded by the coding sequence ATGAAAGTTCGCATTCCAATTCATTCCATTCCCGCTTTGGACTCCTGTTCGCGTCTGGTGCATGGCATCAGTCCGCGTTGCCTGGAACGGGAAGATGGAACGATCGAACCGCTGCGGTTGGGCCGGGACGACCAGCCGGATGTTTCGCGCGATCACAAGAGGTGGTTGTTGCAGTCGTTGGGCATCGAACGCGACGCATTGTTTCTGTTGAAGCAGACGCACAGCGACCGCGTGGTGGTGATCGACCGCGACAAGATGACGCCCGCTCAGGTGGGGATGCAGGAAGGCGACGCGTTGGTCACCCACCTCAAGGACACTCCTGTCGGCGTGATGACCGCCGACTGTGTGCCCGTCATCGTGTACGACCGGAAGGTGCATGCCGTGGGCGTGGTGCATGCCGGGCGGCGGGGCACGCAGCAGGGCATCCTGACCAAAACCCTCGATGCGATGAAGGTGGTCTATGGCAGCCGTCCGGAACAGATGATGGTCGGTCTGGGCCCGGCCATCGGCCCCTGTTGTTATGAAGTGGATGAAGACTGCGTGGCGCCGTTCCGCGAGCGGGGCGATTCCTGGCGCGACTTCGCCACACCGGGCCAGGCGGGCAAGTACTGGCTCGACCTGTGGACGGCCAATCGCATGCAGGCGGAACGTGCGGGCATCGCGGCCGACCGCATCCACGTGCATGGCGGCTGCACCGCCTGCCACACGGACCGCTGGTTTTCGTACCGCAAGGAAGGGCAGACCGGCCGCATGATCACGCTTGCCATGTTGAAATGA
- a CDS encoding DUF6178 family protein, whose translation MPSEENSVSNTPSTKLPFPVEWLKTEPGKVEALINKMSVADQARCVLQLHGVQQQDLILLSKEAMTVVRLLPDEELYQTVKEIGQDDALPLIALCSQKQLQFMFDMEWWQADRFSPQRAIEWIALVSDANDQQLLHWFYTEDFDQKVMALQALIKVYKRDEMTDQYENVEDLPHYTPDGVYDIFFKDAEAQKPFSRIFKMLYSENQKLFYSLMEGVIWYATMPTVEMAYRWYLSRNEERGLLPFEEAFQVYSLLDAQTLKESLPSADNFRTEDIRHTLAPAFPLEDLDPGTFFGQCLAIVKSAERFHAISWELAWMFHKVMVADRRDFADIQQRHDTMHKVLGYINIGLELGAGGDIAKGETLLTRTYMQSLFQVGYAALMRLKWEGEKLLKENGRLVEHVLPSGLVDHFAAAVDRFPKIGVLFEQGDEAAESNVDWVNPRALEDLGLMEEFLIKTRFYVRLAKQGFGLDAQRVEALQDQSTHPSMLEDFNILLLTTTMLAQHTLFGHLACDPLPDVAAKTFLQTIFVHNIHPDDPYTVDEDKVAAFEKALLGTSLAWSEEDRAHLQQLMKDVTANLEHHFGRLNLQGHIDWKFTRGLLIQ comes from the coding sequence ATGCCGTCAGAAGAGAATTCCGTGTCCAATACGCCGTCCACCAAACTCCCGTTTCCCGTCGAATGGTTGAAAACCGAACCTGGGAAGGTTGAGGCCCTCATCAACAAAATGTCGGTGGCCGATCAGGCCCGCTGTGTTCTGCAATTGCACGGGGTGCAGCAGCAGGATCTGATTCTGCTATCCAAGGAAGCCATGACGGTGGTGCGCCTGTTGCCGGATGAGGAACTGTACCAGACGGTGAAGGAGATCGGGCAGGACGATGCGCTGCCGTTGATCGCCCTCTGTTCGCAGAAACAGCTCCAGTTCATGTTCGACATGGAATGGTGGCAGGCGGACCGGTTTTCGCCGCAGCGTGCCATCGAGTGGATTGCGCTGGTGAGCGACGCCAACGACCAGCAACTGCTGCACTGGTTTTACACGGAGGATTTCGACCAGAAGGTCATGGCGCTGCAAGCGCTCATCAAGGTGTACAAACGCGACGAGATGACGGACCAGTATGAGAACGTCGAGGATCTGCCGCATTACACGCCGGACGGGGTGTACGATATTTTTTTCAAGGACGCCGAAGCGCAAAAGCCGTTCTCCCGGATTTTCAAAATGCTGTACAGCGAAAACCAGAAGCTGTTCTATTCGTTGATGGAGGGCGTCATCTGGTACGCCACCATGCCGACGGTGGAAATGGCATACCGCTGGTACTTGTCGCGCAATGAGGAACGCGGGCTGTTGCCGTTTGAGGAAGCATTCCAGGTGTACAGCCTGCTCGACGCGCAGACGCTCAAGGAGTCGTTGCCCTCCGCGGACAACTTCCGCACCGAGGACATCCGCCACACCCTGGCGCCGGCGTTTCCCCTGGAAGACCTCGATCCGGGGACGTTTTTCGGCCAGTGCCTGGCGATCGTGAAATCCGCCGAACGTTTTCATGCCATCAGCTGGGAACTGGCGTGGATGTTCCATAAAGTGATGGTGGCGGACCGGCGCGATTTCGCCGACATTCAGCAACGCCACGACACCATGCACAAGGTGCTGGGCTACATCAACATCGGCCTCGAACTTGGCGCGGGCGGCGACATCGCCAAAGGCGAAACCCTGCTGACCCGCACCTACATGCAATCGCTGTTCCAGGTCGGCTACGCGGCGTTGATGCGGCTCAAATGGGAAGGTGAAAAGCTGTTGAAGGAAAACGGACGGCTGGTGGAACACGTGCTGCCCTCCGGGCTGGTCGATCACTTTGCCGCGGCGGTGGACCGGTTTCCGAAGATCGGTGTGTTGTTCGAGCAGGGAGACGAAGCGGCCGAGTCCAACGTGGACTGGGTGAACCCGCGCGCGTTGGAAGATCTGGGCCTGATGGAGGAGTTCCTGATCAAAACCCGGTTTTATGTGCGGCTGGCGAAACAGGGGTTTGGTCTCGATGCGCAGCGCGTGGAAGCGTTGCAGGATCAGAGCACGCATCCGTCGATGCTCGAGGATTTCAATATTCTGCTGCTGACCACCACGATGCTGGCCCAGCACACGTTATTCGGCCACCTGGCTTGCGATCCGTTGCCGGACGTCGCGGCCAAAACCTTTTTGCAGACCATCTTCGTCCACAACATTCACCCCGACGATCCGTACACCGTGGATGAGGACAAGGTGGCGGCGTTCGAGAAGGCGCTGCTTGGCACGTCGCTGGCATGGAGCGAGGAGGACAGGGCGCATCTGCAACAATTGATGAAAGACGTCACCGCCAATCTGGAGCACCACTTCGGCCGGCTGAATCTGCAGGGACACATCGACTGGAAATTCACCCGGGGCCTGCTCATTCAATGA